One genomic segment of Chloroflexota bacterium includes these proteins:
- the hypD gene encoding hydrogenase formation protein HypD, which produces MKYIDEFRDPGAVQRLLTSIHNRSSRPIRLMEFCGGHTHAILKFGLRQLLPPSIRLLSGPGCPVCVTASTDLDRAIAMAHLPDLILTTFGDMMRVPGSQGSLQDAKAQGADVRMVYSTLDALSIARANPDRQVIFLAIGFETTAPTVAAAVLQAQAEGLDNFSIFSLHKLTPPAMKAILEAGEVQLSGIIGPGHVTTVIGSNAWHFLPRDYGIPCAIAGFEPLDILQAVYALVDMVERGAPAVSNAYRRSVRPEGNLVAQQMMQQVFQVSAAEWRGLGSVTDSGLSLRSEYAAFDATRRFPVAVHSSLEPRGCLCGEVLRGVVEPPECPLFDGACTPEHPVGPCMVSSEGACAAYAQYGEA; this is translated from the coding sequence GTGAAATACATTGATGAATTCCGAGACCCAGGCGCAGTACAGCGATTGCTGACCTCCATCCACAACCGTTCCTCACGTCCCATCCGCTTGATGGAGTTCTGTGGTGGACATACGCATGCGATTCTCAAGTTCGGCCTGCGGCAATTATTGCCGCCCTCCATTCGACTGCTTTCCGGCCCCGGCTGTCCCGTTTGTGTTACGGCCAGCACCGATCTGGACAGGGCTATCGCCATGGCCCACTTACCAGATCTGATCCTGACCACGTTTGGCGATATGATGCGCGTGCCGGGTAGCCAGGGCAGCCTGCAAGACGCCAAAGCACAAGGCGCAGATGTACGTATGGTCTATTCTACCCTGGACGCTCTATCCATCGCACGAGCGAACCCCGACCGCCAGGTGATTTTCCTGGCCATAGGGTTTGAAACCACCGCTCCGACAGTGGCGGCAGCGGTCTTACAGGCCCAGGCCGAAGGCTTAGACAACTTCTCCATCTTCTCGCTACACAAACTGACTCCTCCGGCGATGAAAGCAATCTTAGAGGCAGGCGAGGTGCAACTTTCTGGCATCATCGGTCCGGGGCACGTCACCACAGTTATCGGCTCAAACGCCTGGCATTTCTTACCCCGTGATTATGGTATTCCCTGTGCCATCGCTGGCTTCGAGCCGTTAGATATCCTGCAAGCGGTTTACGCCTTAGTAGATATGGTTGAACGCGGCGCACCTGCAGTAAGCAATGCCTACAGGCGCAGCGTGCGTCCGGAGGGCAATCTTGTAGCCCAACAAATGATGCAGCAGGTCTTTCAGGTGAGTGCAGCAGAATGGCGTGGCCTTGGCTCTGTGACCGATAGCGGCTTGTCACTCCGCAGCGAATACGCCGCATTCGATGCCACACGCCGATTCCCAGTCGCCGTCCACTCGAGTCTGGAACCGAGGGGGTGCCTTTGTGGTGAAGTATTGCGGGGGGTTGTCGAACCGCCAGAGTGTCCCCTTTTCGATGGGGCTTGCACGCCGGAGCATCCCGTCGGACCATGTATGGTCTCCAGCGAGGGAGCCTGTGCGGCTTACGCGCAGTATGGCGAGGCATGA
- a CDS encoding HypC/HybG/HupF family hydrogenase formation chaperone codes for MCLAVPARVLSIEGQEAEVDLSGVRRRISVVLTPEVSVGDYVLIHTGFAINVLDEQEARETLRLFQELEEFTAREREEQNGEIH; via the coding sequence ATGTGTCTGGCTGTACCCGCACGGGTTTTATCTATTGAAGGACAGGAAGCAGAAGTGGATCTCAGTGGCGTGCGCCGCAGAATCAGCGTGGTGCTCACCCCCGAAGTTAGCGTTGGTGATTATGTGCTGATACACACTGGGTTCGCCATCAATGTTCTCGACGAGCAGGAGGCACGAGAGACGCTGAGATTGTTCCAGGAACTGGAGGAATTCACAGCACGCGAACGAGAAGAGCAAAACGGTGAAATACATTGA